From the Flavimarina sp. Hel_I_48 genome, one window contains:
- a CDS encoding potassium channel family protein, whose protein sequence is MLRFFSSKIYIAIFLVITMLTTGILGFRIFADYTWTDSVYMTIITISTVGFGEVAPLNESAKLFTVFLILTSLVALGYSLSVITEYIVSRSGYELLTHRKVQRKVDKLKNHVIVVGYGRNGKQAVQKLITYKQDFVIIEIDEDIAERFGNDFIPFITGNANEDEILIRAGVERARTLISALPEDADNLFVVLSARQINKQMKIISRASEETTYQKLKFAGADNVIMPDKIGGDHMASLVVTPDLVEFMDNLQVSTEGSVNVQEIPYKAVCPDSKDKTIREIDLRNRTGCSIIGYKSPEGGYVINPEASQLVQQNSKLIVIGRPEQIENLHKEFAI, encoded by the coding sequence ATGCTACGGTTTTTCAGTTCTAAGATATATATTGCCATTTTTCTGGTCATCACCATGCTGACCACGGGGATTTTAGGATTTAGGATTTTTGCAGATTATACCTGGACAGATTCGGTCTATATGACCATTATCACGATAAGTACCGTGGGCTTTGGGGAAGTTGCGCCCCTTAATGAGAGCGCAAAATTATTTACCGTTTTCCTTATATTGACCAGTCTGGTGGCACTGGGTTATTCACTTTCGGTAATAACAGAATATATAGTGAGCCGTAGCGGTTATGAACTCTTAACACATAGAAAAGTGCAGCGTAAAGTAGATAAATTAAAAAATCATGTGATCGTTGTGGGCTATGGCCGAAATGGCAAACAGGCGGTTCAGAAATTAATTACCTATAAACAGGATTTTGTTATTATCGAGATTGATGAGGATATTGCAGAGCGCTTTGGCAATGATTTTATACCATTTATAACGGGAAATGCAAATGAAGATGAGATTCTGATTCGTGCAGGGGTAGAACGTGCACGTACGCTCATATCTGCCCTTCCCGAAGATGCCGATAACCTTTTTGTGGTTCTTTCTGCCCGGCAGATCAACAAACAGATGAAGATCATAAGCCGTGCCTCTGAAGAAACCACTTATCAAAAATTAAAGTTCGCCGGTGCAGACAACGTGATCATGCCAGATAAAATAGGCGGTGATCACATGGCTTCCCTCGTGGTAACGCCAGACCTTGTTGAGTTTATGGATAACCTTCAGGTCTCTACGGAAGGAAGTGTCAATGTACAGGAGATACCGTATAAAGCGGTATGTCCAGATTCTAAAGATAAAACCATTCGTGAGATCGACCTGCGCAACCGTACAGGCTGCAGTATCATAGGTTATAAATCACCAGAAGGTGGTTATGTGATTAACCCTGAGGCGAGTCAGCTCGTGCAGCAAAATTCAAAACTCATTGTAATAGGTCGTCCCGAACAGATTGAAAACCTGCACAAAGAATTTGCTATATAA
- a CDS encoding DUF2851 family protein, whose protein sequence is MKEDFLQYLWKYKKFEAARLKTTEGKDVAIVSVGMHNQLAGPDFFNARIRIDGQLWAGNIELHVKASQWYGHGHEKDRKYDNVILHVVWEDDIAVYGVGNAVLPTLLLKSYVTEDLLSSYKKLFDRTGKRFINCEQDFHAVPDPLMQNWLERLYFERLERKVKEVDGLLKTSKNDWEAALFFLLMRSFGTKINGAAFAALAGSIPFKIIRKSTSVENALEPLLLGQAGLLMEQSNDIQVLEWKKEYAYLKHKYELPQNHGEPVQFFKLRPPNFPTIRLSQVAALYSEKKALFSKLMQAEHLDEYYELLSVKASPYWDMHYTFGKTHKARPKSLSRSFINILLINTIIPLKFAYLRSKTTAEPEKILELIAAIPTEKNSIVDSFFKLRKLPENALTSQALLELKNNYCDPNACLKCQVGNYLISNPDTL, encoded by the coding sequence ATGAAGGAAGATTTTTTACAATACCTCTGGAAGTACAAAAAGTTTGAAGCGGCACGCTTAAAAACCACAGAAGGGAAAGATGTGGCAATCGTAAGTGTGGGAATGCACAACCAGCTTGCGGGACCAGATTTTTTCAACGCCCGCATACGCATTGACGGCCAACTATGGGCCGGGAATATAGAATTGCACGTAAAAGCTTCCCAATGGTACGGGCATGGTCATGAAAAAGACCGCAAGTATGACAATGTGATCCTGCATGTGGTCTGGGAGGATGATATCGCGGTGTATGGTGTGGGCAACGCGGTTCTGCCCACGCTACTTTTGAAGAGTTATGTCACCGAAGATTTATTGAGCAGTTATAAGAAACTATTTGATAGGACCGGCAAACGCTTTATCAACTGCGAACAGGATTTTCACGCAGTGCCAGATCCGCTTATGCAAAATTGGCTGGAACGGCTATACTTTGAGCGACTGGAGCGCAAGGTAAAAGAAGTGGATGGTTTGCTGAAAACTTCAAAGAATGATTGGGAAGCCGCTTTGTTTTTCCTGTTGATGCGCAGCTTTGGAACTAAAATAAACGGAGCCGCATTTGCTGCTCTCGCCGGGAGCATTCCCTTTAAAATCATACGCAAATCCACTTCTGTTGAAAATGCCCTGGAGCCGCTTTTACTGGGGCAGGCCGGTCTTTTGATGGAACAATCAAACGATATTCAGGTACTGGAGTGGAAAAAAGAATACGCGTATCTCAAACATAAATACGAACTACCACAAAATCATGGCGAACCTGTGCAGTTCTTTAAATTACGCCCGCCCAACTTCCCCACGATAAGACTGTCGCAGGTGGCCGCTTTATATTCTGAAAAGAAAGCGTTGTTTTCAAAGCTTATGCAAGCGGAACACCTGGATGAATATTATGAGCTGCTTTCGGTGAAGGCGTCGCCATATTGGGATATGCATTATACCTTTGGTAAAACCCATAAGGCAAGACCAAAATCCCTGAGCCGTTCTTTCATTAATATACTGCTCATTAATACCATTATTCCCCTAAAATTTGCCTATTTAAGGTCAAAAACCACCGCAGAACCCGAGAAAATCCTTGAACTTATTGCCGCTATCCCCACGGAAAAGAACAGCATTGTAGATTCTTTTTTCAAATTGAGGAAACTTCCGGAAAATGCGCTAACGTCACAAGCGCTTTTAGAACTTAAAAATAATTATTGCGATCCCAATGCCTGTTTAAAATGTCAGGTGGGCAATTATTTGATTTCTAATCCTGATACGCTTTGA
- a CDS encoding PLP-dependent cysteine synthase family protein produces MDYKENILGTIGNTPMVKLNKLTQDLPCLVLAKYETFNPGNSVKDRMAVKMVDDAEAAGILKPGGTIIEGTSGNTGMGLALVAIVRGYKMICVMSDKQSKEKMDILKAVGSEVVVCPTDVPAEDPRSYYSVSKRLAEETPNSWYVNQYDNPGNCTAHFQSTGPEIWQQTDGKVTHFVVGVGTGGTISGVASYLKMKNPDVKIWGVDTYGSVFKKYHETGIFDENEIYPYTTEGIGEDILPKNVNFDLIDGFTKVTDKDAAVYTRKLAKEEGMFLGNSAGAAIKGLLQLKEHFKKDDVVVILFHDHGSRYVGKMFNDEWMKEKGFLD; encoded by the coding sequence ATGGATTACAAAGAAAATATATTAGGAACCATTGGGAATACCCCTATGGTCAAACTCAATAAGCTTACCCAGGATTTACCCTGCCTTGTACTGGCAAAATATGAAACGTTTAACCCTGGGAATTCCGTCAAGGATCGCATGGCGGTTAAAATGGTTGATGATGCAGAAGCTGCGGGAATTCTTAAACCCGGTGGTACGATCATAGAAGGAACTTCTGGAAACACGGGCATGGGACTTGCGCTTGTCGCAATCGTGCGTGGCTATAAAATGATCTGCGTGATGTCTGATAAGCAGAGCAAAGAAAAAATGGACATTCTCAAAGCGGTGGGCAGCGAAGTTGTGGTATGCCCTACTGATGTTCCTGCCGAAGACCCGCGTTCTTACTATTCTGTTTCAAAACGCCTTGCGGAAGAAACGCCCAACTCCTGGTACGTAAACCAATATGACAATCCCGGTAACTGTACCGCCCATTTTCAAAGTACCGGCCCAGAAATCTGGCAGCAGACCGATGGTAAAGTCACCCATTTTGTTGTTGGCGTAGGAACCGGTGGAACAATTTCTGGCGTGGCGAGTTATCTGAAAATGAAAAATCCAGATGTTAAAATCTGGGGTGTGGATACCTACGGTTCGGTTTTTAAAAAGTACCATGAAACCGGAATTTTTGATGAAAATGAAATTTATCCCTATACAACCGAAGGAATAGGGGAAGACATCCTGCCGAAGAATGTAAACTTTGACCTTATAGATGGTTTTACAAAAGTGACCGATAAGGATGCTGCGGTTTACACCCGCAAACTGGCGAAAGAAGAAGGAATGTTCCTGGGAAATTCCGCGGGCGCGGCAATAAAAGGCTTATTACAGCTTAAAGAACATTTTAAGAAGGATGATGTTGTGGTGATTCTCTTTCACGATCACGGAAGCCGCTATGTGGGCAAAATGTTCAATGACGAGTGGATGAAGGAAAAAGGATTTTTAGATTAA
- a CDS encoding YfiT family bacillithiol transferase: MDTLQLEKLKYPIGKFEAPQLISEDHLSLWFKKLKTLPSRVDLAVQKLNESQLDTPYRPEGWTVREVVHHLADSHHNAYTRFKWALTEDQPTIKAYDENAWAKGIDYKAPISLSLNYLAALHEKLIYLLENLEQSDITKSFIHPATGEKVVLKNMVGMYAWHGDHHLAQIMSLMEREGWG; the protein is encoded by the coding sequence TTGGACACTCTTCAGCTTGAAAAATTGAAATATCCCATTGGTAAATTTGAAGCTCCGCAACTGATTTCGGAAGATCATCTTTCGCTTTGGTTTAAAAAATTAAAAACCTTACCAAGCCGAGTGGATCTTGCGGTACAAAAATTAAATGAGAGTCAGCTGGATACGCCTTACCGTCCTGAAGGCTGGACGGTTCGGGAAGTCGTTCACCATCTGGCTGACAGCCATCACAACGCCTACACCCGTTTTAAATGGGCGCTCACCGAAGATCAGCCAACCATCAAAGCCTACGATGAAAATGCCTGGGCAAAGGGAATTGATTATAAGGCGCCTATTTCACTTTCATTGAATTATTTAGCTGCTTTGCATGAAAAATTGATTTATTTACTAGAAAATCTTGAACAAAGTGATATAACTAAATCTTTTATTCATCCTGCTACTGGCGAAAAAGTTGTCCTCAAAAATATGGTGGGCATGTATGCGTGGCACGGGGATCACCATTTAGCGCAAATCATGAGTTTAATGGAAAGGGAAGGCTGGGGTTAA
- a CDS encoding PspC family transcriptional regulator, giving the protein MKLIYKIRYFFERNGFYVCSRLADRMGIRTKNVRLSFIYLSFATLGLGFAIYLFMAFWLRIKDFVYTKRSSVFDF; this is encoded by the coding sequence ATGAAACTGATTTACAAAATCCGGTATTTTTTTGAACGCAACGGCTTTTACGTATGTTCACGCCTGGCAGACCGTATGGGAATACGTACAAAAAATGTGCGTTTATCCTTCATATATCTGTCTTTTGCCACGCTGGGACTTGGTTTTGCCATATATCTTTTTATGGCATTCTGGCTTCGCATCAAGGATTTTGTTTATACAAAGCGTTCATCGGTTTTTGACTTTTAA
- a CDS encoding tRNA-binding protein, with the protein MAELSWTDFSKVDMRVGTILTVSDFPEAKKPAFQLQVDFGDEIGILKTSAQITVNYDRTELVGMQIIAVVNFPKKQIANFMSECLILGVVDDDAVTLLNPSKNVENGLKIG; encoded by the coding sequence ATGGCTGAATTATCGTGGACCGATTTTTCTAAGGTTGATATGCGGGTAGGTACAATTCTCACCGTAAGTGATTTTCCTGAAGCTAAAAAACCTGCATTTCAATTGCAGGTTGATTTTGGTGATGAAATTGGAATTTTAAAAACTTCTGCTCAGATTACGGTTAACTATGACCGCACTGAACTTGTGGGTATGCAGATTATTGCGGTAGTGAATTTTCCAAAGAAACAGATTGCCAACTTTATGAGCGAATGTCTTATTCTTGGCGTAGTTGATGACGATGCAGTTACGCTTCTAAACCCGAGCAAGAATGTGGAAAATGGCTTGAAAATAGGTTAA
- a CDS encoding exo-beta-N-acetylmuramidase NamZ domain-containing protein: protein MSLSSLKNTHFLILVLFISCANLSQTENESASKQKEEKKKVIVSAAVEELLLGANRTEEYIPLLENKRVAVVGNPSSLILKNVLPDGQKEYTHLVDSLISRNINVVKVFSPEHGFRGTADAGEKVNDGKDPKTGLEIVSLYGNNKKPKPDQLANIDILIFDIQDVGVRFYTYIATLHYIMEAAAENAIPVIILDRPDPNGHYVDGPIMEKEHTSFLGMHAGVPLVHGMTIGEYAQMINGEKWLKNGIKTDLTVIPMENYKHDLMYSLPVRPSPNLPNDKSINLYPSLGLLEGTSLNAGRGTDMQFQVIGSPYLPAEKYDFIYTPHSNFGSKNPKHDGEICHGIDLRQALWMSSVDLTWIIDVYHNHSKKEDFFNTKNFTAHAGTAQLQKQIESGKSMAEIRESWKAGLDAFKEKRENYLIYE from the coding sequence ATGTCCTTAAGTTCGCTCAAAAATACCCATTTTTTAATTCTTGTCCTGTTCATTTCCTGCGCAAATCTCTCACAGACAGAAAATGAAAGTGCCAGCAAACAAAAAGAAGAAAAAAAGAAGGTTATCGTTTCCGCTGCTGTGGAAGAATTGCTATTGGGAGCAAATCGCACCGAAGAATATATACCGCTGCTTGAGAACAAGCGCGTGGCGGTTGTTGGCAATCCCAGTTCGCTGATCTTAAAAAACGTTCTGCCAGATGGCCAAAAAGAATACACACATTTAGTTGACTCCCTGATTAGCCGTAATATCAATGTGGTCAAGGTGTTCTCTCCAGAACACGGTTTTCGCGGCACTGCAGACGCAGGGGAAAAGGTAAATGACGGCAAAGACCCCAAAACGGGTCTTGAAATCGTTTCCCTTTATGGAAACAATAAAAAACCAAAACCCGACCAGTTAGCAAATATTGACATTTTGATCTTTGATATTCAGGATGTGGGCGTACGTTTTTACACGTATATCGCCACGTTGCACTATATTATGGAAGCGGCCGCAGAAAATGCTATCCCGGTAATCATCCTTGATCGCCCTGATCCCAATGGCCATTACGTTGACGGACCCATAATGGAAAAAGAGCATACCAGTTTTCTAGGTATGCATGCCGGGGTTCCGTTAGTTCACGGGATGACCATTGGCGAATATGCACAAATGATAAATGGTGAAAAATGGCTGAAAAACGGCATAAAAACCGATTTAACAGTAATCCCTATGGAGAATTACAAGCACGATCTCATGTATTCCCTTCCGGTACGGCCGTCGCCCAACTTACCCAATGATAAATCCATCAATTTGTATCCCAGCCTGGGACTGCTTGAAGGTACGAGTCTAAACGCAGGTCGCGGTACAGACATGCAATTTCAGGTTATTGGTTCGCCGTATTTACCTGCGGAAAAATATGATTTCATTTATACGCCACATTCCAATTTTGGCTCCAAAAACCCAAAACACGACGGAGAAATATGCCACGGAATCGATTTGCGCCAGGCCCTGTGGATGAGCAGCGTAGACCTTACGTGGATCATTGACGTCTACCACAACCATAGTAAAAAAGAAGATTTCTTCAATACCAAAAATTTCACCGCACACGCCGGCACCGCCCAACTGCAAAAACAGATCGAATCTGGTAAATCTATGGCTGAAATAAGAGAAAGCTGGAAAGCGGGTTTAGATGCTTTTAAGGAAAAAAGGGAGAACTATTTGATTTATGAGTAA
- a CDS encoding ABC transporter permease: MNFEYFIARRVISAGKNKSTASTPIIKIAIAAIVLGLVMMMITIATGVGLQKKIREKVSAFNGDIIISNFDGNNSEVTLNPISTKQDFYPEFSAVPKVSHIQATASKAGVIRTATDFEGIIIKGVGAEYRWDYMKEFLIAGRLPNYKTTLNTEILLSRFMANRLGFENGDKLIVYFIKEDGGFLNRRFDVVGIYDSGFEEFDARFLFADIRHIQKLNKWGEDQVGAFEVFVKDYDNLKTIENEVYASIGSTLNSMTMTEKYYSIFEWLSLFDFNIALIIGVMIVVAGINMVVALLVLILERTRMVGILKALGSANWSVRKIFMYNALYLVLVGLFWGNLIGIGLLLLQKYFGLIQLNPETYYVSEAPVYIDWGYIVLLNIGTFLLCAIMLLVPSYIITKISPVKTIKFD; encoded by the coding sequence TTGAATTTTGAATATTTTATAGCGCGTCGTGTCATTAGCGCCGGCAAAAATAAAAGTACGGCTTCCACCCCGATTATTAAAATCGCCATTGCCGCGATCGTGCTCGGGCTGGTCATGATGATGATCACCATTGCCACGGGCGTGGGGCTGCAAAAGAAGATAAGGGAAAAAGTTTCGGCTTTTAACGGGGATATTATTATTTCAAACTTTGACGGTAACAACAGCGAGGTAACGCTCAATCCTATTTCCACAAAGCAGGATTTTTATCCTGAATTCAGTGCAGTTCCCAAGGTTTCGCATATACAGGCCACAGCCAGCAAGGCCGGGGTGATACGTACCGCGACAGATTTTGAAGGCATCATTATCAAGGGAGTGGGTGCAGAGTATCGCTGGGATTATATGAAAGAATTCCTGATCGCCGGCCGTCTTCCCAATTACAAAACAACACTGAATACCGAAATTCTTTTGAGCCGTTTTATGGCCAACCGTCTGGGTTTTGAAAACGGTGATAAACTCATCGTCTATTTTATTAAGGAAGATGGAGGTTTTTTAAACCGCAGGTTTGATGTCGTGGGCATATACGATTCTGGTTTTGAGGAATTTGATGCCCGTTTTCTTTTTGCAGACATAAGGCATATTCAGAAATTGAACAAATGGGGTGAAGATCAGGTAGGGGCTTTTGAGGTTTTTGTAAAGGATTATGATAACCTGAAAACTATTGAAAACGAGGTTTATGCGAGTATAGGTTCTACATTGAACTCCATGACCATGACCGAAAAATACTATTCCATCTTTGAGTGGCTTTCACTCTTTGATTTTAATATTGCGCTGATCATAGGCGTTATGATCGTGGTAGCGGGCATCAATATGGTCGTCGCGCTGCTGGTTCTTATCCTTGAACGTACACGTATGGTGGGAATTCTTAAAGCGCTGGGCAGTGCCAACTGGAGCGTGCGAAAAATCTTTATGTACAATGCACTTTATCTTGTTCTGGTAGGCCTCTTCTGGGGAAATCTGATAGGGATCGGGCTATTATTGCTTCAGAAATATTTTGGCTTGATACAGCTCAATCCAGAAACATATTACGTGTCTGAAGCGCCGGTTTATATAGACTGGGGTTATATCGTCTTGCTCAACATAGGCACCTTTTTGTTGTGTGCAATCATGTTGCTCGTTCCATCGTATATTATCACAAAAATTTCCCCCGTAAAGACCATTAAGTTTGATTAA
- a CDS encoding thioredoxin family protein, whose translation MANTPSNMLPLGTQAPYFNLLDTVTNKWKSLTDVRGNRGTVIMFICNHCPFVKHVNNEIVRIANDYRVLGFGFVGISSNDVENYPQDAPGKMWENARKENYSFPYLYDESQETAKAYDAACTPDFYLFDADLELVYRGQLDDSRPGNGIPTNGRDLREALDNLLNSRQPVQLQKPSIGCNIKWKKA comes from the coding sequence ATGGCAAATACACCCTCTAATATGTTACCGCTGGGTACCCAGGCACCCTATTTTAATTTACTGGATACGGTGACCAATAAATGGAAATCCCTGACCGATGTACGAGGCAACCGCGGAACGGTGATCATGTTTATTTGCAACCACTGCCCTTTTGTAAAGCACGTAAACAATGAGATCGTGCGTATAGCGAATGATTATCGTGTACTCGGTTTTGGCTTTGTGGGAATCAGCAGCAATGATGTTGAGAACTACCCACAGGACGCACCGGGAAAAATGTGGGAAAATGCCCGGAAGGAAAATTACAGCTTTCCCTATCTTTATGATGAAAGTCAAGAGACCGCAAAAGCCTATGACGCGGCCTGTACACCAGATTTTTACCTTTTTGACGCTGACCTCGAACTTGTTTACCGTGGCCAATTGGATGATTCCAGACCAGGCAATGGCATACCCACTAACGGCCGTGACCTGCGTGAGGCACTGGACAATTTACTAAATAGTCGCCAGCCGGTTCAATTGCAAAAACCGAGTATAGGGTGCAATATAAAATGGAAAAAGGCTTAA
- a CDS encoding alanine/glycine:cation symporter family protein, giving the protein MKQFSALICAFLAPFLSFSQSETIGIDDQIDQAFAPISDFFSQIIFFEVFDVPFILILLVFSAAFFTVYFGFPNFRYFWRAIQTVRGKYEDIENHGAKVLYGEGGIAQGIDMNKVDDFHAHVEGLDDTLNINTDIVESIQEESSAGEVSHFQALATAVSGTVGNGNIAGVALAIALGGPGATFWMIVCGLLGMSTKFVECTLGVQYRDVGPDGTVYGGPMYYLTKGLKERGYATLGKITAVIFAIFCIGGSFGGGNAAQSNQATIVLKELLNLESAGAGFFIGIVIAVFVGVIIIGGIKRIASVTEKVVPFMALFYLAACIYIILANFSLIDDAVVLIMEEAFKPTAIGVGSVIGVLLVGFRRAAFSNEAGAGSASIAHSAVRTKYSASEGLVALLEPFIDTVVICTMTALVIIIFNMQGYFQYGGDGSGAVIIDGLSYEGAGITSKAFAQYIPYSNVFLTIAVVLFAVSTMISWSYYGIQSWKYLFGRGKVADIVYKILFLTFIIIGAAANMRSIWAFSDAMIFAMIFPNMVGLFFLFPVVKKQLERYLAAIKLKHNAIS; this is encoded by the coding sequence ATGAAGCAATTTTCTGCCCTTATTTGTGCATTTTTGGCACCTTTTCTGAGTTTTTCGCAAAGCGAAACTATAGGTATTGATGATCAGATTGATCAGGCTTTTGCACCTATTTCAGATTTCTTTTCCCAAATTATTTTTTTTGAGGTTTTTGACGTTCCTTTTATACTCATACTCCTGGTATTCAGTGCCGCTTTTTTTACTGTATACTTCGGGTTTCCCAATTTCCGGTATTTCTGGAGGGCTATTCAAACCGTTCGTGGAAAATATGAAGACATTGAAAATCACGGTGCCAAAGTACTCTATGGAGAAGGCGGTATTGCCCAGGGTATAGATATGAACAAGGTAGATGACTTTCACGCCCATGTGGAAGGCCTTGATGATACGCTAAATATCAATACTGATATTGTAGAAAGTATACAGGAAGAAAGCTCGGCCGGGGAAGTAAGCCATTTTCAAGCACTTGCGACCGCTGTCTCCGGTACGGTGGGGAACGGTAATATTGCTGGAGTTGCCCTGGCGATCGCTTTGGGCGGGCCTGGAGCAACATTCTGGATGATCGTATGCGGTCTTTTAGGCATGTCAACAAAATTTGTGGAATGTACCCTGGGGGTACAATACCGCGATGTAGGACCAGATGGGACCGTTTATGGCGGTCCCATGTACTACCTTACCAAAGGACTTAAAGAACGTGGATATGCCACACTAGGTAAAATTACAGCGGTTATTTTTGCCATATTTTGTATTGGTGGATCGTTTGGTGGTGGAAATGCAGCCCAATCCAATCAGGCTACCATTGTGCTCAAAGAATTGCTAAACCTGGAAAGTGCCGGAGCCGGATTTTTTATAGGTATAGTGATTGCCGTTTTTGTTGGGGTCATTATCATAGGTGGCATTAAGCGTATAGCTTCGGTAACCGAAAAAGTAGTACCGTTTATGGCACTTTTTTATCTTGCCGCCTGTATTTATATCATTTTGGCAAATTTTAGCCTTATCGATGACGCGGTGGTGCTCATTATGGAAGAAGCATTTAAGCCCACCGCTATTGGCGTGGGAAGTGTTATTGGGGTTTTGCTTGTGGGATTCAGGCGTGCCGCATTCTCTAACGAAGCGGGTGCTGGTTCTGCATCTATTGCGCATTCTGCAGTACGTACAAAATATTCAGCAAGTGAAGGTTTGGTAGCCTTGCTGGAGCCTTTTATAGATACGGTAGTGATCTGTACCATGACAGCGCTGGTGATTATTATTTTCAATATGCAAGGATACTTTCAATATGGAGGTGACGGTTCTGGGGCTGTGATCATTGATGGTTTGTCCTATGAAGGGGCTGGAATTACCTCAAAAGCTTTTGCCCAATATATACCATACTCAAACGTGTTTTTGACCATTGCGGTAGTCCTATTTGCAGTTTCTACGATGATTTCCTGGTCCTATTATGGTATACAATCCTGGAAGTATCTTTTCGGAAGGGGCAAGGTGGCAGATATTGTCTATAAAATTCTATTCCTTACATTTATAATAATAGGCGCAGCAGCAAATATGAGATCTATTTGGGCTTTTTCAGACGCGATGATTTTTGCAATGATCTTTCCCAATATGGTGGGATTATTCTTCCTTTTCCCTGTAGTTAAAAAACAACTGGAGCGTTATCTTGCCGCAATAAAATTAAAACATAACGCTATTTCATGA